The Humidesulfovibrio mexicanus DNA window GCGTCAACGTGGACCGGCTGCGCCTGACGGCGCTCTTGCTGGCCGCGCTCATGACCGCCGGGGCCATCTGCTTCACCGGCGTCATCGGCTTCATCGGTTTGGTTGGGCCGCACCTGGCGCGAATGCTGGTGGGAGGCGACCACCGCTTCCTGCTCCCGGCCTCGGCCCTGTCCGGCGCGCTTCTGGTGCTGGTGTCCGACTGCCTGGGCCGCACGCTGTTCGCCCCGCACATGATTCCCATCGGCATCGTCACGGCCTTCCTGGGCGTGCCGTTCTTCTTCGCGCTGCTCATTCGCCGCAAGCGGGAGTTTTGGTGATGCTCACGGCCCGCAACATCTTTTATGACTATCCGGACCGGCCTGTGCTTCACGGGGTTTCGCTCACCCTCTCCCCCGGCGAGGTGTTGGCCGTGCTCGGCCCCAACGGCGCGGGGAAGTCCACCCTGCTGCGCTGCCTGGCCGGGGCGCTGTCGCCCAGAGGGCAGATTGAGTTGGACGGGCGCCCGCTTTTGTCTGTGCCGCCCGGCGAGCGCGCCCGGCTGCTGGCGTTCGTGCCGCAGCACATCCCCCCGCGCCTGCCCATGACCGTGTTCGAGGCCGTGCTGCTCGGGCGCAGGCCCTACTTGTCCTGGCGGCCAAGGCCGCAGGACCTGGAGGCGGTCTGGGAGGGCTTGTCGCTCTTGGGGTTGGAGGATCTGGCGCAGCGCGAGTTCTCCGAGATATCCGGCGGCCAGCGCCAGAAGGCCGCCCTGGCCCGCGCCCTGGCCCAGGAGAGTCGCCTGCTGGTCATGGACGAACCCACCAGCAGCCTGGACCTGCGGCACCAGCTTGAGGTGATGACCCTGCTTTGCGCCCAGGCGGAGAGGCGCGACACCGGAGTCATCCTGGCGGTGCACGACCTGAACCTGGCCGCGCGCTTCGCGCACCGGGCCATTCTGCTGCACGAAGGACGCGTGGAGGCAGATGGCCCTCCCTCCGAGGTGCTCACCGAGGAGAGCATCCGCCGGGTGTACGGCGTGGAGGTGCTGCGCCTGAAGGCCGGAGCCGAAACCATGTTTTTCCCCCTGTCCGCCGCAAGCGGCACAGCCTGAGCAAGAACA harbors:
- a CDS encoding ABC transporter ATP-binding protein, with translation MLTARNIFYDYPDRPVLHGVSLTLSPGEVLAVLGPNGAGKSTLLRCLAGALSPRGQIELDGRPLLSVPPGERARLLAFVPQHIPPRLPMTVFEAVLLGRRPYLSWRPRPQDLEAVWEGLSLLGLEDLAQREFSEISGGQRQKAALARALAQESRLLVMDEPTSSLDLRHQLEVMTLLCAQAERRDTGVILAVHDLNLAARFAHRAILLHEGRVEADGPPSEVLTEESIRRVYGVEVLRLKAGAETMFFPLSAASGTA